GGATAATATAACAGTGGAAGGGGATTTGATAACCCCTATAGCCATGACTGAGGGTTTGAGGTTTGCCGTTCGCGAGGGCGGAAAGACTGTAGGGGCAGGGGTCGTAACCAAGGTGATCGAGTAAAGTAGGGACATTCAGCATTAATAAAGGAAAAAGATGAAATGGCAATAGGTCAGAAGATACGGATAAGGTTAAAGGGATATGATTATAAATTGCTTGATCAGTCTGCAGCGGAGATTGTTGAGACAGCAAAACGGACCGGCGCAAGGGTGTCGGGTCCTATCCCTCTGCCAACTAGTATTAACAAGTTTACTGTTCTCAGGTCGCCGCACGTGGATAAGAAGTCGCGTGAGCAGTTCGAGATGCGGACACATAAACGGCTTATAGATATTTATGAACCGACTCCGGAAACAGCAGATGCATTAATGAAGTTAGATATATCAGCTGGTGTTGATGTGGAGATAAAATTATAAAAACGGCTGACTCGATATCAGCATGAATTTAGAAAGATAGAAACCAAAATGATTAATGGACTGATTGGAATAAAACACGGAATGGCTCAGATTTTTGCAGCAGATGGACGTGTAATACCTGTAACAGTGGTTGAAGCCGGGCCATGCAGGGTTATCAGGAAGAAGACCATTGAAAAAGATGGATATGAGTCTGCTCAGGTAGCGTTCAAGGATGCAAAGGAAAAACATCTTACAAAGCCTGTGTTGGGTCATTACAAAAAGCATGGCGCTGCTCCTTCAAGATATTTAGTTGAATTTAGCGGTGATATGGCGGCGCTAACGCCAGGGCAGGAGTTGACTGTAGAGGTATTTCAGGAAGGCGATATGGTTGATGTAAGTGGTGTGACCAAAGGAAAAGGATTTCAGGGGGTTATGAAGAGACATAAGTTTGCAGGTGGTCCGGCAACTCACGGATCCATGTTTCACAGGGCACCTGGGTCTATAGGATGCAGCGCCTATCCGTCAAGGGTCAGGAAAAACAAAAAGCTTCCGGGTCATATGGGGAGTAAGAGGCGCACTATTCAGAATCTCGAGGTAGTTGGGGTTCGTAAGGAGGATAACCTTCTTTTGATAAGGGGTGCGATACCTGGCAGCAAGGGATCTATAGTGTATGTAAAAAAAGCTGTAAAGAGCAGATAACTTACAAGAAAAGCGAGTGTGGGAGATTATGTTACAGGAACCAGTTGTAGATTTAAATAATAATGTCGTAGGCAATGTTGATCTTGATGAGAAGATTTTTGGCCAGCCTGTAAATGAGGCGCTTTTGCACGAGGCGGTAACTCTGTCATTAAATAATCAGAGGCAGGGAACTCATTCCACCAAGACGAGATCGTTTGTAAGCGGCGGTGGGAAAAAGCCATGGAAACAGAAAGGCTCCGGGAGGGCCAGGGCAGGATCATCCAGGTCTCCGGTATGGGTCGGTGGTGGTATTGTCTTTGGTCCGCATCCACGCGACTACTCGTATAGTATGCCAAGAAAGAAGGGCAGGCTTGCGCTATGCAGTGCCCTTGCATCAAAGCTGAAAGATAAGAACTTAACGATTATTGATGCATTTGGTATAAAGGATGGCAGGACAAAAGAGGTAGTATCTCTCCTTCGCAGGCTGAATGTTACTGGTAGTACCTTGATTGTATGTGACAGTCAAAACGAGTTGGTATACAGGGGTGGGCGTAATCTTCCCGGGGTTGTTGT
This portion of the Nitrospirota bacterium genome encodes:
- the tuf gene encoding elongation factor Tu (EF-Tu; promotes GTP-dependent binding of aminoacyl-tRNA to the A-site of ribosomes during protein biosynthesis; when the tRNA anticodon matches the mRNA codon, GTP hydrolysis results; the inactive EF-Tu-GDP leaves the ribosome and release of GDP is promoted by elongation factor Ts; many prokaryotes have two copies of the gene encoding EF-Tu), which encodes DNITVEGDLITPIAMTEGLRFAVREGGKTVGAGVVTKVIE
- the rpsJ gene encoding 30S ribosomal protein S10 codes for the protein MAIGQKIRIRLKGYDYKLLDQSAAEIVETAKRTGARVSGPIPLPTSINKFTVLRSPHVDKKSREQFEMRTHKRLIDIYEPTPETADALMKLDISAGVDVEIKL
- the rplC gene encoding 50S ribosomal protein L3, yielding MINGLIGIKHGMAQIFAADGRVIPVTVVEAGPCRVIRKKTIEKDGYESAQVAFKDAKEKHLTKPVLGHYKKHGAAPSRYLVEFSGDMAALTPGQELTVEVFQEGDMVDVSGVTKGKGFQGVMKRHKFAGGPATHGSMFHRAPGSIGCSAYPSRVRKNKKLPGHMGSKRRTIQNLEVVGVRKEDNLLLIRGAIPGSKGSIVYVKKAVKSR
- the rplD gene encoding 50S ribosomal protein L4, producing MLQEPVVDLNNNVVGNVDLDEKIFGQPVNEALLHEAVTLSLNNQRQGTHSTKTRSFVSGGGKKPWKQKGSGRARAGSSRSPVWVGGGIVFGPHPRDYSYSMPRKKGRLALCSALASKLKDKNLTIIDAFGIKDGRTKEVVSLLRRLNVTGSTLIVCDSQNELVYRGGRNLPGVVVMDVVQINVYDLLKYKNLIITKNGIEKVAEVWS